One genomic segment of Streptomyces sp. NBC_00239 includes these proteins:
- a CDS encoding nuclear transport factor 2 family protein — MTRRRSEAEAVEQLNTAFYDALERGDFDELSALWLDDEISCVHPGWPVLSGRGEVLRSYALIMANTEYIQFFLTDTKVTVIGDSAVVTCTENILSGGPAEDGGELGPLVGQLVVATNVFRRTPEGWRIWSHHGSPVLADSDDDEDEPGS; from the coding sequence GTGACCCGGAGACGTTCCGAGGCCGAGGCCGTCGAACAGCTCAACACGGCCTTCTACGACGCACTGGAACGCGGCGACTTCGACGAGCTGTCCGCGCTCTGGCTCGACGACGAGATCTCCTGCGTGCACCCCGGCTGGCCGGTCCTGTCCGGCCGCGGCGAGGTGCTGCGCTCGTACGCGCTGATCATGGCGAACACCGAGTACATCCAGTTCTTCCTCACCGACACCAAGGTCACCGTGATCGGCGACAGCGCGGTCGTCACGTGCACGGAGAACATCCTCAGCGGCGGCCCCGCCGAGGACGGCGGCGAGCTGGGCCCGCTCGTGGGCCAGCTCGTGGTCGCCACGAATGTGTTCCGGCGCACACCCGAGGGCTGGCGCATCTGGTCCCACCACGGCTCGCCCGTACTGGCGGACTCCGACGACGACGAGGACGAGCCCGGGAGCTGA
- the folB gene encoding dihydroneopterin aldolase, with protein sequence MDRVALRGLKARGHHGVFPREREEGQTFIVDLVLHIDTRPAAADDDLAKTVHYGVVAEEVVDVVQGEPVDLIETLAERIAQQCLKHEAVAQVEVVVHKPDAPITVPFDDVTITITRSRA encoded by the coding sequence GTGGATCGTGTCGCACTGCGCGGCCTCAAGGCCCGCGGGCACCATGGCGTCTTCCCCCGGGAGCGCGAGGAAGGCCAGACCTTCATCGTCGACCTGGTGCTGCACATCGACACCCGCCCCGCGGCGGCCGACGACGACCTGGCCAAGACCGTCCACTACGGCGTCGTCGCCGAGGAGGTCGTCGACGTGGTCCAGGGCGAGCCGGTCGACCTTATCGAGACCCTGGCCGAACGCATCGCCCAGCAGTGCCTGAAGCACGAGGCGGTCGCCCAGGTCGAGGTGGTCGTCCACAAGCCGGACGCCCCGATCACGGTGCCGTTCGACGACGTGACCATCACGATCACCCGGAGCCGCGCATGA
- the folK gene encoding 2-amino-4-hydroxy-6-hydroxymethyldihydropteridine diphosphokinase, with translation MNNGLNAQSDPTVQPVPASVVEAVDAADVTLSNPKWAVIALGANLGNRLDTLQGAIDALGDTPGMRVKAVSPVYETEPWGVEPGSQPSYFNAVVVVKTTLPPGSLLERGQAIEEAFDRVREERWGPRTIDVDIVTYADVVSDDPVLTLPHPRAHQRAFVLAPWNDVQPEAQLPGHGPVATLLAALDTTVVTPRPDLELRLPE, from the coding sequence ATGAACAACGGTCTGAACGCCCAGAGCGACCCGACCGTACAGCCCGTACCCGCCTCCGTCGTGGAGGCCGTGGACGCGGCCGACGTCACCCTGTCCAACCCGAAGTGGGCCGTCATCGCCCTCGGCGCGAACCTCGGCAACCGCCTGGACACCCTCCAGGGCGCCATCGACGCCCTCGGGGACACCCCGGGCATGCGGGTCAAGGCCGTCTCCCCCGTGTACGAGACGGAGCCCTGGGGCGTCGAGCCCGGCTCCCAGCCGTCGTACTTCAACGCGGTCGTCGTCGTGAAGACCACGCTGCCCCCCGGCTCGCTCCTGGAGCGCGGACAGGCCATCGAAGAGGCCTTCGACCGGGTCCGCGAGGAGCGCTGGGGACCGCGCACCATCGACGTGGACATCGTGACCTACGCGGACGTGGTCTCCGACGACCCCGTCCTCACCCTCCCGCACCCGCGCGCCCACCAGCGCGCCTTCGTGCTGGCCCCCTGGAACGACGTCCAGCCGGAAGCCCAGCTCCCCGGCCACGGCCCGGTCGCCACCCTCCTCGCGGCCCTCGACACCACCGTCGTCACGCCGCGCCCCGACCTGGAACTCCGCCTGCCGGAGTAG
- a CDS encoding DUF3180 domain-containing protein produces the protein MKQLRPVVLTGIFLIAGVLSWAGAKLWNAHGTLPGVPLAAPIVLAVIAVVLLATALSLRSRLKAQRERRPGAKGVEPLMAARSVVFGQSSALVAALVAGMYGGTGLFLVLDGLDVPARRDQAVYAGFAVLAGACVIAAALFLERVCKLPEDPDDSPPTTTRARA, from the coding sequence GTGAAGCAATTGAGGCCGGTCGTCCTCACCGGGATCTTCCTGATCGCCGGAGTCCTGTCGTGGGCGGGCGCGAAGCTGTGGAACGCCCACGGCACGCTGCCCGGGGTGCCGCTGGCGGCGCCCATCGTGCTGGCCGTGATCGCGGTCGTCCTGCTGGCGACCGCGCTCTCGCTGCGCTCGCGGCTCAAGGCCCAGCGGGAGCGGCGGCCGGGCGCCAAGGGCGTGGAGCCGCTGATGGCGGCCCGGTCGGTGGTCTTCGGGCAGTCCAGCGCGCTGGTCGCGGCCCTCGTGGCGGGCATGTACGGCGGCACCGGGCTCTTCCTGGTCCTCGACGGCCTCGACGTACCGGCCCGCCGCGACCAGGCCGTCTACGCCGGCTTCGCGGTCCTCGCGGGCGCCTGCGTCATCGCGGCGGCCCTCTTCCTGGAGCGCGTCTGCAAGCTTCCCGAAGACCCCGACGACTCCCCGCCCACCACCACCCGCGCCCGCGCCTGA
- the folE gene encoding GTP cyclohydrolase I FolE has product MTDPVTLDGEGTIGEFDEKRAEAAVRELLIAVGEDPDREGLQETPARVARAYREIFGGLWQKPEEVLTTTFDLGHDEMVLVKDIEVMSSCEHHLVPFHGVAHVGYIPSTDGKITGLSKLARLVDVFARRPQVQERLTTQIADSLMEILEPRGVIVVIECEHMCMTMRGVRKPGAKTITSAVRGQLRDPATRNEAMSLIMAR; this is encoded by the coding sequence ATGACCGACCCAGTGACTCTGGACGGCGAGGGCACGATCGGCGAGTTCGACGAGAAGCGCGCCGAGGCCGCCGTTCGTGAGCTCCTCATCGCGGTCGGTGAAGACCCGGACCGCGAAGGTCTCCAGGAGACACCGGCCCGCGTGGCCCGGGCGTACAGGGAGATATTCGGCGGCCTGTGGCAGAAGCCCGAAGAGGTGCTGACCACGACGTTCGACCTCGGCCACGACGAGATGGTGCTGGTCAAGGACATCGAGGTCATGTCCTCCTGTGAGCACCACCTCGTGCCGTTCCACGGCGTCGCGCACGTCGGCTACATCCCGTCCACCGACGGCAAGATCACCGGCCTGTCGAAGCTGGCCCGGCTGGTGGACGTCTTCGCCCGCCGCCCCCAGGTCCAGGAGCGCCTGACCACGCAGATCGCGGACTCCCTGATGGAGATCCTGGAGCCGCGCGGCGTGATCGTGGTCATCGAGTGCGAGCACATGTGCATGACCATGCGCGGAGTCCGCAAGCCCGGCGCGAAGACCATCACCTCGGCGGTCCGCGGCCAGCTCCGCGACCCCGCGACCCGCAACGAGGCCATGAGCCTCATCATGGCCCGCTGA
- the ftsH gene encoding ATP-dependent zinc metalloprotease FtsH, with product MDVKRYFRGPVMWIVLAVLAVVVLMNVVGSSGGYKSVDTSKVLHAISQNQVESAKLTTGDSQMIKIELKDGQKLGDESGSKFQANYIGDQGVDIAKQLQASSDSGQIPSGYSVSPDKTNPFLGVLLSLLPFVLIVVVFLFLMNQMQGGGSRVMNFGKSKAKLITKDTPKTTFADVAGSDEAVEELHEIKEFLQEPAKFQAVGAKIPKGVLLYGPPGTGKTLLARAVAGEAGVPFYSISGSDFVEMFVGVGASRVRDLFEQAKANAPAIVFVDEIDAVGRHRGAGLGGGHDEREQTLNQLLVEMDGFDVKGGVILIAATNRPDILDPALLRPGRFDRQIAVDRPDMQGRLEILKVHQKGKPVAPDVDLGAVARRTPGFTGADLSNVLNEAALLTARSDKKLIDNHALDEAIDRVVAGPQKRTRIMSDKEKKITAYHEGGHALVAAASPNSDPVHKITILSRGRALGYTMVLPDEDKYSTTRNEMLDQLAYMLGGRAAEELVFHDPTTGAANDIEKATATARAMVTQYGMTERLGAIKFGGDNTEPFLGREMSHPRDYSEEVAALVDEEVKKLIETAHNEAWEILVENRDVLDNLVLALLEKETLNKEQIAEIFSTIVKRPARPAWTGSSRRTPSTRPPVLSPKELSLTNAANGSAAPVTTEKALDVSPEDRPEA from the coding sequence ATGGACGTGAAGCGATACTTCCGTGGGCCGGTCATGTGGATCGTGCTGGCCGTCCTCGCCGTGGTCGTGTTGATGAATGTCGTTGGTTCGTCCGGCGGCTACAAGTCGGTGGACACCAGCAAGGTTCTGCACGCGATCAGCCAGAACCAGGTCGAGTCGGCGAAGCTGACCACCGGTGACTCCCAGATGATCAAGATCGAGCTGAAGGACGGCCAGAAGCTCGGCGACGAAAGCGGCAGCAAGTTCCAGGCGAACTACATCGGCGACCAGGGCGTCGACATCGCCAAGCAGCTCCAGGCCAGCTCCGACAGCGGGCAGATCCCCAGTGGCTACTCCGTCTCTCCCGACAAGACGAACCCCTTCCTCGGGGTGCTGCTGTCGCTCCTGCCGTTCGTCCTCATCGTCGTGGTGTTCCTGTTCCTGATGAACCAGATGCAGGGCGGCGGCTCCCGGGTCATGAACTTCGGGAAGTCCAAGGCCAAGCTCATCACCAAGGACACCCCGAAGACGACCTTCGCCGATGTGGCGGGGTCCGACGAGGCCGTCGAGGAGCTCCACGAGATCAAGGAGTTCCTCCAGGAGCCGGCGAAGTTCCAGGCCGTCGGCGCCAAGATCCCCAAGGGCGTACTCCTGTACGGCCCGCCCGGTACGGGCAAGACGCTCCTCGCGCGCGCCGTCGCGGGCGAGGCCGGCGTTCCCTTCTACTCGATCTCCGGTTCCGACTTCGTCGAGATGTTCGTCGGTGTCGGTGCCTCGCGTGTCCGTGACCTGTTCGAACAGGCCAAGGCCAACGCTCCGGCGATCGTCTTCGTCGACGAGATCGACGCCGTCGGCCGGCACCGCGGTGCGGGCCTCGGCGGCGGTCACGACGAGCGCGAGCAGACCCTCAACCAGCTGCTCGTCGAGATGGACGGCTTCGATGTGAAGGGCGGCGTCATCCTGATCGCCGCCACGAACCGCCCGGACATCCTCGACCCGGCGCTCCTGCGTCCCGGCCGCTTCGACCGGCAGATCGCCGTCGACCGTCCGGACATGCAGGGCCGCCTGGAGATCCTCAAGGTCCACCAGAAGGGCAAGCCGGTCGCTCCGGACGTCGACCTGGGTGCTGTCGCCCGTCGCACGCCCGGCTTCACCGGTGCCGATCTCTCCAACGTCCTGAACGAGGCCGCGCTCCTCACGGCCCGCTCGGACAAGAAGCTGATCGACAACCACGCCCTGGACGAGGCGATCGACCGCGTCGTGGCGGGCCCGCAGAAGCGGACCCGGATCATGTCGGACAAGGAAAAGAAGATCACCGCGTACCACGAGGGCGGACACGCCCTGGTCGCGGCGGCCTCCCCGAACTCCGACCCGGTGCACAAGATCACGATCCTGTCCCGCGGCCGGGCACTGGGCTACACCATGGTCCTGCCCGACGAGGACAAGTACTCGACCACGCGCAACGAGATGCTCGACCAGCTGGCGTACATGCTGGGCGGGCGCGCGGCCGAGGAGCTGGTCTTCCACGACCCGACCACCGGCGCTGCGAACGACATCGAGAAGGCCACTGCCACGGCCCGCGCGATGGTCACGCAGTACGGCATGACCGAGCGGCTCGGCGCCATCAAGTTCGGCGGCGACAACACCGAACCGTTCCTGGGGCGCGAGATGTCGCACCCCCGGGACTACTCGGAAGAGGTCGCGGCGCTCGTCGACGAAGAGGTCAAGAAGCTCATCGAGACGGCGCACAACGAGGCCTGGGAGATCCTGGTCGAGAACCGCGACGTCCTCGACAACCTGGTCCTGGCGCTCCTTGAGAAGGAGACGCTGAACAAGGAGCAGATCGCCGAGATCTTCTCGACCATCGTCAAGCGCCCGGCCCGCCCCGCGTGGACCGGATCCTCCCGCCGCACCCCGTCCACCCGTCCGCCGGTGCTCTCCCCCAAGGAGCTGTCCCTGACGAACGCGGCGAACGGCAGCGCGGCCCCGGTCACCACCGAGAAGGCCCTCGACGTGTCCCCCGAGGACCGCCCCGAGGCCTGA
- the hpt gene encoding hypoxanthine phosphoribosyltransferase, which translates to MRVDEKDMGSDLQSVLITKEEIDAKLAELAAKIDAEYAGKDLLIVGVLKGAVMVMADLARALSTPLTMDWMAVSSYGAGTQSSGVVRILKDLDTDIKDKHVLIVEDIIDSGLTLSWLLSNLGSRQPASLEVVTLLRKPEAAKVAIDVKWVGFDIPNEFVVGYGLDYAEKYRNLPFVGTLAPHVYGG; encoded by the coding sequence ATGCGGGTGGACGAGAAGGACATGGGCAGCGACCTCCAGTCGGTGCTCATCACCAAGGAAGAGATCGACGCGAAGCTCGCCGAGCTGGCCGCGAAGATCGACGCGGAGTACGCGGGCAAGGACCTGCTCATCGTCGGCGTCCTCAAGGGCGCGGTGATGGTGATGGCGGACCTGGCGCGTGCCTTGTCCACCCCGCTGACCATGGACTGGATGGCGGTGTCCTCGTACGGCGCGGGCACCCAGTCCTCCGGCGTGGTCCGGATCCTCAAGGACCTGGACACCGACATCAAGGACAAGCACGTCCTGATCGTCGAGGACATCATCGACTCCGGTCTGACGCTGTCCTGGCTGCTGTCGAACCTGGGCTCCCGCCAGCCGGCCTCCCTGGAGGTCGTCACGCTGCTGCGCAAGCCCGAGGCCGCCAAGGTCGCCATCGACGTCAAGTGGGTCGGCTTCGACATCCCCAACGAGTTCGTCGTCGGCTACGGCCTCGACTACGCCGAGAAGTACCGCAACCTGCCGTTCGTCGGCACGCTCGCCCCGCACGTCTACGGCGGCTGA
- the tilS gene encoding tRNA lysidine(34) synthetase TilS: MGPHPAVAAIRLAVRRVLHDVLTDLTDVTTTPATAGTEGDRPLVLVACSGGADSMALASALAFEAPKLSVRAGGITVDHGLQPGSDLRAAEVVTRMTALRLDPVESVAVRVGRDGGPEAAARDARYGALDEAAERLGAAAVLLGHTRDDQAETVLLGLARGSGIRSLSGMAEKSGGTGSGSGTARYRRPFLNIDRQTARKACMVQSLPVWDDPHNTDPAYTRSRLRHEGLPALEKALGKGVVEALARTAQLSRDDADALDSWAASAEATVRDEGGQLECAKLYALPPAVRRRVLRRAAVAAGSPAGSLFARHIEEVDRLITGWRGQGAINLPGRVEAQRQGGRLVIRQG, encoded by the coding sequence ATGGGTCCCCATCCTGCGGTCGCAGCGATACGCCTGGCGGTCCGCCGCGTACTCCACGACGTCCTCACCGACCTCACCGACGTCACCACCACCCCGGCCACCGCCGGCACCGAGGGGGACCGACCCCTCGTGCTCGTCGCCTGCTCCGGCGGCGCCGACTCGATGGCGCTCGCCTCCGCGCTCGCCTTCGAGGCCCCCAAACTTTCCGTTCGCGCCGGCGGGATCACCGTCGATCACGGCCTCCAGCCCGGCTCGGACCTGCGCGCAGCCGAAGTCGTCACCCGCATGACCGCCCTGCGCCTCGACCCGGTGGAATCCGTCGCCGTACGCGTCGGCCGCGACGGCGGACCCGAGGCCGCCGCCCGCGACGCCCGCTACGGCGCCCTCGACGAGGCCGCCGAGCGGCTCGGCGCCGCCGCGGTCCTGCTCGGCCACACCCGCGACGACCAGGCCGAAACCGTCCTGCTGGGGCTCGCCCGCGGCTCCGGCATCCGCTCGCTGTCCGGCATGGCCGAGAAGTCCGGCGGCACGGGATCCGGCTCCGGCACCGCCCGCTACCGGCGGCCCTTCCTGAACATCGACCGCCAGACCGCCCGCAAGGCCTGCATGGTCCAGTCCCTGCCCGTCTGGGACGACCCGCACAACACCGACCCCGCCTACACCCGCTCCCGGCTGCGCCACGAGGGACTGCCCGCCCTCGAGAAGGCCCTGGGCAAGGGAGTGGTCGAGGCGCTCGCCCGGACCGCCCAGCTCTCCCGGGACGACGCCGACGCGCTCGACTCCTGGGCCGCCTCCGCCGAGGCGACCGTACGGGACGAGGGCGGCCAGCTGGAGTGCGCCAAGCTGTACGCCCTGCCCCCGGCCGTCCGCCGCCGGGTGCTGCGCAGGGCGGCCGTCGCGGCCGGTTCCCCCGCCGGCTCGCTCTTCGCCCGGCACATCGAAGAAGTCGACCGGCTCATCACCGGCTGGCGCGGTCAGGGAGCCATCAACCTGCCCGGCCGGGTCGAGGCCCAGCGGCAGGGTGGCAGACTTGTCATCCGGCAGGGCTGA
- a CDS encoding zinc-dependent metalloprotease, with product MTSIRGAEMVDWNLAVATATRLVRPGPEVTRDEAREIVAELRRHAKASERHVRAYTRMLPDGADVHDTPVLVVDRAGWAKANVAGFRALLGPLLDSMQERRGPTAGGAVLGAVGGKITGVELGMLLGFLASRVLGQYETFAPATRELPGSGPAGGRLLLVAPNIVHVERELDVNPHDFRLWVCLHEETHRTQFTAVPWLRDHLQGEIQSFLGATEMDPMTVLERLREAAQSLAGARPEGETGEAGRSLVELVQTPEQREVLGRLTAVMSLLEGHADYVMDGVGPEVVPTVTEIREKFQKRRATGAGRLDAALRRLLGLDAKLRQYRDGERFVRAVVGQVGMDGFNRVWTSPNTLPTKAEIARPADWIARVHGRPAGGGNTAETAGETAGDTPRDEDRGQRGDHETGEG from the coding sequence ATGACGAGCATCCGTGGTGCGGAGATGGTCGACTGGAACCTCGCGGTGGCGACCGCGACCCGACTGGTGCGGCCCGGTCCCGAGGTGACCCGGGACGAGGCCCGCGAAATCGTGGCCGAGCTGCGCAGACACGCCAAGGCCTCGGAACGGCACGTACGGGCCTACACCCGGATGCTTCCCGACGGCGCCGACGTGCACGACACCCCGGTCCTCGTGGTGGACCGGGCCGGCTGGGCCAAGGCCAACGTCGCGGGCTTCCGCGCGCTCCTCGGCCCCCTCCTCGACTCCATGCAGGAACGCCGCGGCCCCACCGCGGGCGGCGCCGTCCTCGGCGCGGTCGGCGGCAAGATCACCGGCGTCGAGCTGGGCATGCTCCTCGGCTTCCTCGCCTCCCGGGTCCTCGGGCAGTACGAGACCTTCGCCCCGGCCACCCGCGAGCTGCCCGGCTCCGGGCCCGCCGGCGGCCGGCTGCTGCTGGTCGCCCCCAACATCGTCCACGTCGAGCGCGAGCTGGACGTGAACCCGCACGACTTCCGGCTGTGGGTGTGCCTCCACGAGGAGACGCACCGGACGCAGTTCACCGCGGTGCCCTGGCTCCGCGACCACCTCCAGGGCGAAATCCAGTCGTTCCTCGGCGCCACCGAGATGGACCCCATGACCGTCCTGGAGCGGCTGCGCGAGGCCGCCCAGTCGCTGGCCGGAGCCCGCCCCGAAGGCGAGACCGGCGAGGCCGGACGCTCCCTGGTCGAGCTGGTGCAGACCCCCGAGCAGCGCGAGGTGCTCGGCCGGCTCACCGCCGTGATGTCCCTGCTGGAGGGACACGCGGACTACGTGATGGACGGCGTCGGCCCCGAGGTCGTGCCCACCGTCACGGAGATCCGCGAGAAGTTCCAGAAGCGCCGGGCCACCGGGGCCGGCCGCCTCGACGCGGCGCTGCGCAGGCTCCTGGGCCTCGACGCGAAACTCCGCCAGTACCGCGACGGCGAGCGCTTCGTACGGGCCGTCGTCGGCCAGGTCGGCATGGACGGCTTCAACCGCGTCTGGACCTCGCCCAACACCCTCCCCACCAAGGCGGAGATCGCCCGCCCCGCCGACTGGATCGCCCGCGTCCACGGCCGCCCGGCCGGCGGCGGGAACACGGCCGAGACCGCCGGGGAAACGGCCGGGGACACGCCCCGGGACGAGGACCGCGGGCAGCGCGGGGACCACGAGACGGGCGAGGGGTGA
- the dacB gene encoding D-alanyl-D-alanine carboxypeptidase/D-alanyl-D-alanine endopeptidase, whose translation MPLVRTWQVAAGSAAIGLTLAIGAVAASGPWDSGQRKAERDWAASRSRMGGADHGAPAPAAPPTAAPSAPGVLPALPSTAPAGPAHRTLAAALAPLLADPALGRSRSASVVDVATGKVLYAADPALPQTPASTIKIATAAAVLAARGPEYRIETRVLADPGGRRIVLTGGGDPTLTARTDRPGAASLLALADDTAAALKARTAPTGAPRGAAGTPGAKSAAAPPAPAVTLAYDESLYTGPVDHPIGTNGNLAPVTPLMADEARLDDSTSGDHERSLTPAPDAARTFARLLSERGITVHGEPAAGRAAADAAPLARTLSAPLAALVERMLTHSDNDIAEALARQTALADGKPASFTGAEQAVTARLRTLGVDLRGARLADGSGLDRADRISAGLLTSLLVRAADPARPELRPVLTGLPVAGFTGTLAGRNADGAAAGLVRAKTGTLTGVSSLAGTVVAPSGRLLAFAFLASDGTDRTAAPAVLDRLAAALAGV comes from the coding sequence GTGCCTTTGGTCAGAACGTGGCAGGTCGCCGCGGGTTCGGCCGCCATTGGCCTGACCCTGGCGATCGGAGCGGTGGCCGCATCCGGTCCCTGGGACTCCGGCCAGCGTAAGGCCGAGCGGGACTGGGCCGCCTCCCGGAGCCGGATGGGTGGCGCAGATCACGGAGCCCCCGCCCCCGCCGCGCCGCCCACCGCAGCCCCCAGCGCCCCGGGTGTACTCCCCGCCCTGCCCTCCACGGCCCCCGCCGGCCCGGCGCACCGCACCCTCGCCGCCGCCCTCGCCCCGCTGCTCGCCGACCCGGCGCTCGGCCGCTCCCGGTCCGCCTCCGTCGTCGACGTCGCCACCGGCAAGGTCCTGTACGCCGCCGACCCCGCGCTGCCGCAGACCCCCGCCTCCACCATCAAGATCGCCACCGCGGCCGCCGTGCTCGCCGCCCGCGGACCCGAGTACCGCATCGAGACCCGCGTGCTCGCCGACCCCGGCGGCCGCCGCATCGTGCTGACCGGCGGCGGCGACCCCACCCTGACCGCCCGTACGGACCGCCCCGGCGCCGCCAGCCTCCTCGCCCTCGCCGACGACACCGCGGCCGCCCTGAAGGCCCGTACGGCCCCCACGGGCGCCCCTCGGGGCGCCGCCGGCACCCCCGGCGCCAAGAGCGCCGCCGCGCCCCCCGCGCCCGCCGTGACCCTCGCGTACGACGAGTCGCTCTACACCGGACCCGTCGACCACCCCATCGGCACCAACGGCAACCTCGCCCCCGTCACCCCGCTCATGGCCGACGAGGCCCGCCTCGACGACTCCACCTCCGGCGACCACGAGCGCAGCCTGACCCCCGCCCCCGACGCCGCCCGCACCTTCGCGCGGCTGCTGAGCGAACGCGGCATCACCGTCCACGGCGAACCCGCCGCCGGCCGCGCCGCCGCCGACGCCGCCCCGCTCGCCCGCACCCTCTCCGCGCCCCTCGCCGCCCTCGTCGAGCGCATGCTCACCCACAGCGACAACGACATCGCCGAGGCACTCGCCCGCCAGACCGCCCTCGCCGACGGCAAGCCCGCCTCCTTCACCGGCGCCGAACAGGCCGTCACCGCCCGCCTGCGCACCCTCGGCGTCGACCTGCGCGGCGCCCGCCTCGCCGACGGCAGCGGCCTCGACCGCGCCGACCGGATCAGCGCCGGACTCCTCACCTCCCTGCTCGTCCGCGCCGCCGACCCGGCCCGCCCCGAACTGCGCCCGGTCCTCACCGGCCTGCCCGTCGCCGGCTTCACCGGCACCCTCGCCGGCCGCAACGCCGACGGCGCCGCCGCCGGCCTGGTCCGCGCCAAAACCGGCACCCTCACCGGCGTGAGCTCCCTGGCCGGCACCGTCGTCGCCCCCTCCGGACGGCTCCTCGCCTTCGCCTTCCTGGCCTCCGACGGCACCGACCGCACCGCCGCCCCCGCGGTCCTCGACCGGCTCGCCGCCGCCCTCGCCGGGGTCTGA
- a CDS encoding inorganic diphosphatase: MEFDVTIEIPKGSRNKYEVDHETGRIRLDRRLFTSTSYPADYGFVENTLGEDGDPLDALVILDEPTFPGCLIKCRAIGMFRMTDEAGGDDKLLCVPASDPRVEHLRDIHHVSEFDRLEIQHFFEVYKDLEPGKSVEGANWVGRAEAEVEIEASFKRLQEHGGH, translated from the coding sequence GTGGAGTTCGACGTCACCATCGAGATCCCCAAGGGTTCGCGGAACAAGTACGAGGTGGACCACGAGACCGGCCGGATCCGCCTGGACCGTCGCCTCTTCACTTCCACGAGCTACCCGGCCGACTACGGCTTCGTCGAGAACACCCTGGGTGAGGACGGCGACCCGCTGGACGCCCTCGTGATCCTGGACGAGCCGACGTTCCCCGGCTGCCTGATCAAGTGCCGCGCGATCGGCATGTTCCGGATGACCGACGAGGCGGGCGGCGACGACAAGCTGCTGTGCGTCCCGGCGTCGGACCCGCGGGTGGAGCACCTGCGCGACATCCACCACGTGTCCGAGTTCGACCGCCTGGAGATCCAGCACTTCTTCGAGGTCTACAAGGACCTGGAGCCGGGCAAGTCGGTCGAGGGCGCCAACTGGGTCGGCCGCGCCGAGGCCGAGGTCGAGATCGAGGCCTCCTTCAAGCGTCTGCAGGAGCACGGCGGCCACTGA